From the Diadema setosum chromosome 6, eeDiaSeto1, whole genome shotgun sequence genome, the window gtaaaacaaaacaaacagaaaaatatgatttgttctatttcacataattataattatgattattatgtactAAGTATATGATTTCACAAGAAAAGGACATAGTATGTTCCAAAtccatttatgtatatattccGTATAGTATAAACAAAAATCGAGATCAAATGAATGTACTTTGCATTAAAATTGTCAAAAACATTATTATCACAGCAGTCTATAGGGTTAATGTTCTTTGAAAGTGGATaacttatgaaatataattAAATCATATCTATTCACTTCCTCCTCTTTCAGATCGACTGATATTCGTAAGTGCTGTTGTTAGAGAGGGTATTACTTCGCCAAAAGATTTGCTGGGTTGTGACGAAATCGCTTCTCTCGGTTCCTGATCTCTGTATGATTATAATCATGCTGTTGGTGTATATTATATTTAGGTATATCCACAAAAAATTGGTCTGTTTGATGACACTCGTTTTTCTATATAGAAAGAgtacaaatgaaaatagatgTAAAGGGTAACTTACATtaatttttgcttttgaaacttttcttgtattttcttgttGTGTTGGTGCGTTCCCACGTTCTGCCTTTATCACGCGTAGTAAATGTTACGATACATTATAATTGctaatatttctatttttgtgtAATTTATTGCAGATTTCCAGAGTGCTACCAtgaccaaaaatgaaatggaagtaAACGTCTACGTGGAAGTCTAATTGGCATTTCCTTTACACTGTCTATGCTCTTCAGCAGATGATCACACCAGTACTTCAAGAAAGTAACAATAAGGCGCATGATACGGACGTTCTCTAATCCCTCAGCATGACCAAGGATGATATGACTAGTGTTTAGCAGTAGAGGACTTCAGACATCTCTTACTTTTTATTTGCCATTCAGAAAACAAACCCATCCCGTTGTCGGCAAGATGGCCCGAATGGAAAGAGCAATGGGGATCCCGGTGGAGACGAAGAAGCCGTCTTCACTCAGGAACCCCCGCGACCCTCCTCCTCCCCGGTACATCAACAAGCAGGCCGCTATCGACATCGCTAGGAAGCTGAAGCTGACCACCATCGGCAAGGTCGGGCTCAGAATCACCAACAAGACCAGCATCGACGCCGAGATGCGTTCCAAGTATACGAACACGGAACCGAACCGAGAGATGTCTCGAAAGTCCATCATGGATCGACAGAAGGGGTTGGAGATGGCGAAGAACATCGCCGAGAGCCGGGTGGGCAAGTGCATCATGGAGACCAATGACTACGAGGTGCGGAGATTCAATCGCAACTTCAAGAAGCTCTTGGAAGACGAGGACCAGAAAAAGCGACAGATGACGCAGAAGAAACGGGAATTCGTCAACGAGAAGCAACAAGTTCAGCAACGACAGACTCTTACCCGCGCCGACGGCCGGCGTTCGCCGCTCGTGCCGACGACGAGTGAAAGTGAGCGGAAACACTTGCCAAACATTCACCCTGCTGGCGCCACTCAGCAACACCTCCGAGACATGATGTCCTCGCAGGATCGTCCGCGGACCGAGTCGAGGGGGAAGTCTCCGGGATACATGCGTCCTCTGAGCTGTAATCGAGACAAATCACACGACTCCGCCGTCGGGGAAACGGAGAGATTCTTGAACACTCCTTACATGAGGGCGTGCTTGAGCAATATAAATGACGAGGAGAACACGAATCGAGTTCTGGAAGGAATCCGTGAGGCCAACGAGGCTGCTTCTCAAGGCGGAAGCAACAAATCGAGGTCGGCTTCGGCAAGGGAAAGATCTGCAACAGCAGATGGTGACGGGAACCAGCGGCATGGTGAATCAGTGCAGTTGGGGGCGCCAAGCGAGCACATGGAAGTGAAGAGACCTGTCAGTCAGGAACGATCTCTCAATAAACAAGCTCTCCAGAAACGGCTGCAGAACATCAAGGAGACCTCAGAGAGTTCGTCCACACCAAGGCAGCTGACATCCCCAGTTCCGCCTGCGACAACAGAACTCAGCATCCACCAAAAGCCCATCGGTGAGAATGTATCTGCAACTGTAGAGAAAGTGACAGAGTCAGGAGACTCCAAGGAACAGTCAAAGCCTCCTAGCAGAGGGAAGTTATTTGTTGAGTTATTAAAGCCTGAGTCTTCACCAAGACCGAGTGGTTCAGCAACTGCGGTAGACCACGTTCGGGTCGAGGATAGAGGAAGTGCGACTCCCGACAGAATGAAACGAATGGCATACGCGCATACAACGGGTAAACGACTTAGTTATGTGGATGAAAGCAGGGATTCGCCAGGTGACGTGAGCAAAAAAGCTAAAAAACCTCAGACGGTGGCGGCGCAAATTGCGCTCTTACGAACGAACACAAACTCTAGGAAGAAGCGGCGGCCCCGAAGAATCGGACACCATTCCCGCGGCTTGCACCTTTCGGAAAGAACCGAACTGATGAAAGATCCGCGGTTTACACTACTCGCCGATTCGCTGATCCCGGATTCGAGCGGATCAAGGGATCTATACAAGTCGATGGGGAAATTTAGCTTGCCCGATCACGTGAACACGGCCTTCACGACAAACGCCTCGCGGAAAGCAGACAGCAAGTTCAGACAGTCGAAAAGTCTTCAGAACTTGACAAGATTTGAAGAACTGTTAAATTCGTTATGATATACTTCTTCAGTCAGTGAACTATGCTGTCCAATAGAAATGATCTCTGTCATTGTGTTGCAGTCGAATAATGACGATCAACAAATTCCTTACATGTTATTGACTTCCAGAGCAGTAGTTGTAAAAGTTTGCTAAATATTATACCAATGTTATGGTTATAATGTTGTCTATTACTAAGGTTGGACGGTGGGAATTTTTTGGAGAGTTATGTTCTTCTCTTGACCGTATAACTGATATCGGGTCATTTTGGTTGTGTGCGACTCatcaatagttacgttcagacggcaggccctaacctcgaggtttggctcttgccccctaactacgacgtgtgtccacacgatgAATCTTAACTTAACcacgaggttacgaaacctcgaggttaagcttctgccccccgtAACTACCCGTGGGTCCCACTCAATGTTAAAAtcacaaaaccggaagtttcagcccacactgctaacaaggcgtctatttattctttagtccaaccctgtcggactcgcttacaTGTACCCCTTTtttctgtcatggtatgcagagatagcactgcactgatgactaactatgcctttatgaagatattcgtcgaaaacatttttttttttttttaagcgtcGGAGGAGAATATAtaatacagtagcgagttcgacgtgttcagagatcaagcgcatccatgggaagaaaagatgatgttgttgtgtcgtgcgtcataggtttttcacgtgtagtgtatttgtggtgtacgtttgggaggttgacccggaagcagagggaaattgtgggggctggagtttacggcgaggtcactcttaacttcgagttcgttgttttgttttgtttgtttttttttgtgtgtgtgcccacacggtgcttaactacgagtggggacccccgcGGCTCATGGTTAGatcgctaaccataagatttctcgtggctcgaaacatcgagcaaacctcgaggtttgctaactacgagtgcgtcttcacggtccctaactacaagctctaacctcgaagtttcctaacttcgaggttcatggctcccgtctgaacgtaactatgcGCAATGATGCATGTCATTAAGCCGTTGTGCGTATTGAGTGCTGATTTGCTTCGAAATGCCAAAAACGTTGTACACAATGTCGAATGTTCCAGACACAAAAAGGGTTAAGGGGATGAACGGAAATTACCATAAACCTTTAAGGGTTGGCCACTTACGGCCACTAACGCATATCGTTATGGTTGCAACCTCATATGcgcttttaatttcatttctgtttacaAGGTTTTACGAGAGAATAACTTTTCATGACATTTTAAAAGTAAAAAGCATGGTTGATTCTATTTAATTAATTGATATGGATTAAGTGTAGAGAAAATACATCAACGTCGTTAAGTTTATGCGCACTTTGTGCAAGCAACCCCTTATTCTTCCAGGGAAGTGATCTTGAAAATTGACAATCACTCCATAGCATAGCATATCATTCCCAAATTAAAATAAGATGAGAAGCGGAAGGaaagtcatcatttttttttttttttttttggggggggggggttacattcGCGGTGTCGGTATGAATATGCTAGTAGCACAACACTTTTCGATAATGTATCTGATTATCGTGAATTTTTCTACAAGTGTATAAAATCCATTATTGCCATATCAAAGATAATTCCGTTATGTTACATTGAGACACGTAAATATTATTCATAAGTTCGTGATACGTCTCTTTCACGTTGGATTTGAATCATCATTCTGTTTTGGCATTCACGTCCCCGTTATTGGTTTAGCCATCTTGGTACAATGCTCATTGCGACCCtcaccatgtacactgaatgGTTGTGAAAAATATAATGTAAATTTATATCCACTTTCTGATATAACAATATGTCACAAATTTTTACACGTTCTAGACAACCcatgttaattgtcattatgACTGTCACCCAAGGCTCCGCACTTTAAAGCATTTTATCTAGCGAGTAACGAACGAACTCTTgaataaaagaatgaatgaatgaatgaatgcatagataaatgaatgaataaatgaatgaatgaatgagcgAGTGAGCGAATATATTATAATTGTAATTATATAAACGAATAACAAAATTATTcagttatgattaaaaacagTAAAACGGTAAGAATGCATTTCCACACGATGTACGTATATTGTATCTGAAGTTCTGTACAGTACGAGTCATGACGTGTCCCTTTCTAAGCCAGCAAGTTGAGCGGTTCCGTGACGTTTGCTTGCTCCTATCGAGGAGCTTCAAACACAATATCTGCAAGCTAAGCTAAACATAAAACTTACATGCtatacccacaaacataaccctaataTCACCCTTAATCACCCTTAACCCttgtcaaatcaaaacaaaacctaaaaccctatcacaacccatATCCTAACcataagtccttggagaaaatagcAAACATGGTGTCGAAAGAGCAAAATGTCGtatctgtctgtccgtccgtctgtctgtctgtctgtctgtctcatcCCTCTTCCCTCTCCTCTTATACTATCTACTGATCTATCTATTAATCAATCTTtgaatctatctatccatctattatgtctgtatctatctatctatcgatctaaTCGTATAATAATTGCATATGATTATGCTGCataacattatatatacatgtagtataattATActaatatatttctctctctacaTGCAAGACTGTCTGTACTCttttatataccatgtatacactTAGTGCTATATACGGTCTCGATCAAGTGCATTGTAATTAGCCAATTTGGTGCAGTAAGCTGCTGTTTCACCAAGACTGAGAGAGTAAAGGTTGCACAATGGCTGTTCAGGCAATTCGAAAGTAGAGTGTGCTCAAGACATGAACTAGAGTAAAATAAGCCgtaaaattcacatttataatgattatgcatcagttaaagaaaaaaagcacgagtatgtgtgtgtaatgtgcatgtatgtgtagggggcctatgtgtgtgtgtgttttgggagACAATGGGTCAAGACTTATATAAATGTTACAACATCCTTGTGACTTTAGTTATACTTAGTAGAGtggagttgagttgagttgagttgagttgagtttatttatttatttattcaacaaCGGTAAAATGCTTGCTATCAGCTATAAGCTTTTTTCAGCAAGGccgtgaaatgataacaaaacatagaaatcatacaatgaagagaatgcacataaaaaacacaaaataattattacaaaCGAACGCtaaaaaagacataaaaagtCAGAGAGTATACAAAGTGTAagtacagacaaaaaaaaaaaccaacaacgaaaaatcaaacatgtgacTAGTTATATAGTGGAAGACGGTCATTACATAAGCATTGTGTACtttgagaaatttgatatgatCAGTTAGAATAATTAGcaaagaaaatgtacaaaattgcTCTTGAAAATGCAGTAATTCAAGTTAAGGATCTTGTTTCTGTTGGTAATGTATTGAATTATCTCGATGCCGAATATAAAGTGCTATTTTTAAGAATAATTGATTTGGTTTAGGGATAgaatattttcatgattatgtagATCGTAGTGGCTTTCTCTCTTCTAGAGACGTTCACATAAACTTTCTGGTAGAAAATTATTAAACagtttaaagatgaaaattaatgCTTGCTTTTTCCAACGATCAATTAGACAGTATGCGATCAAAcgtgttctaaaaaaaaaaaaaaaaaaaaaaaaaaacgatgaaaATCATGAGGGAAATCTCTTGTTTGAAGAAGCTACACCCCTGTAGACAATGCCAGTGTATATCGTGGCAATTAATCAAGgacttaaaaaccaaagatataaaacacctgtttcttgaccctggcctaatctaagcatcaatCATCGCCAGAGCgccacaggagggggggggggggggcaccgcgagaggaggagattgttttggttttggcatgggctatgtagctccatggtgcgtgtgtgtgtacgtgtgtgtgtatgtgtgtgagtgcagacattcagcgtatgcagacagagcatgcctgtactgcagCCCACCTCCCCAACTCATCCACGGCTTGTACTTTATCCGagcagcaccggcaaactggcaatgcactccatcttattcctgtattttcgttatttacgggtcatttttttttttcgttccaaatgtaaaatggatgaccatagaatttctcaataaaatataaaattgaaaactttagaaaggatagagaaaattgagttcactttgaatggtgtccttatcatgctcttacgtaatacgacagctgctggagtcatcaaaccctggcttggcctccaggtttgtcacgcctgagcagaaagtttatttgcaatggacaaatactgcgactcccaactcccaaacgaAAAATCTTTAACGAGGTATAGCACCCCACTTTCTTCGTGGAAGTtggggtctcgcctcaaacgagggacatgaggcaaatctctcgtttgaagaagCTACACCCCTGTAGACAATGCCAGTGTATATCGTGGCAATCAAGgacttaaaaaccaaagatataaaacatctgtttcttgaccctggcctaatctaagcatcattCATCGCCAAAgcgccacgggggggggggggggggcacccgcgagaggaggagattgttttggttttggcatgggcttacgtagctccatggtgcgtgtgtgtgtacgtgtgagtgtgtgagtgtatacATTCAGTATTAATAGCCTTGTGGAAgtgtatgcagacagagcatgcctgtactgcagTGACTGGAACTATTTTCCATCTTGTCTCTccccatctccctctctctctctctctctctctttctcaacgATCCAGACAGCAGCACAAGGCTGATTGTAACTCACTACCAAATAGCTGCACACAGAACTTCAGTCTGGTTGTGTTTCAGGAAATAACATTTGAACAAAGTGAGGTACGtactttttattgcaattaAAGTATTTAGTGGCAACAACATTATTGTTGGATTGAAATAAACCACCCAATACACTTAAtaactcattcattcatatccTACATGGACACGCAAGTCTCAAAAGTTACATTTCACCAATCCAAAATTAATAGTAGCGCATGAATCTATTAGACACTATGGTATGGCCCTGACCTAGCTATGGAACAATCTCCGAGCTACAGTTTAGTCATGTACCACGATTTATTCTTTTAAAGCTACATGTACCATGAAACGCATCTTGCTTTCGTTATAAAGTCATAATTCTCTTAATACATTTGATAATAAAATAGATTTAGTACTTGATTAAATTATTAGATTTAATCATTCCCAAGTTGTCTTTAATtctcacacacataaatataaattaaataaactttgcaatattatgcataattattatgtgtgtatgtgtatataattatacacatatacacaaagaTGGTACACATAAATACAAATTATAATCACGCCCTTTTGTGTATTGTGTATACGCAATTTACTATAATGTAAACCCAAATGAAGTTTCATACTTGCACAATTACGcatacaaacacaaatgcacacatactcacatgcacacacacacacacacacacatctttatatacatatacaaatttatTTCACAAATTTGCACGATTAACATGCACTCTCGGGCTAATCACTCCCACCTGCActcctttctctcttcctcgTTATTTCTTCATTCTTCTCTTCTTAGTTGCCCGCCTTATTCTACGTTAGATATTACGATAAATGCCAATACTTTTCTTTTCCTCGAGGCTGCCATCAAGATCGAGCATTTGTTGTGATGGCGGTCTCctgcattttgcattttatgcTTTGTAATTGTTTCAATTAACTTATTAATCAACATATTTATTCATAACTTAGCTTCGCTTTATTATGGATAATTATGTCATCCCATTTTGcttattatgtacaatgtactatgtatatgatttggaaaaaatgcagagatcaaatcaaatcaaatcaaaaattttatCTGTCATTTAATCCGTACGAATTGCATATGACTTtaaatcacccccccccccccaaaaaaaaaaaaaaaaaatatatatatatatatatacaaaaacaaaactagaagtATTCCATTAAACGCTTAAAGGTGTGTCAGAGtgataacataatatgaatGACCTCAATTCTCCATTGTATTACCGCAAACTATCATTCTGTAATACACAATCGGTAATTAAAGATCATTCTGTTTACCAATCAGATGAACCTCTTCAAAGATCTCCGTTGTATTCTATATAAATCCATGGCcagggggcgtttcatcaacgagtttgTCGGAGGTTTTCatcgacaaatttgctatcagccaatcagacgcaaggatttcagtagcttttaacagttgtcggtgtaaatcaccgacaaaaagtttcatgaaacaccaCCCAGGTCTGCACTTCTCGATCTGTGCGCATCGTTTTTCAATTTCTATCGACAAGTACACAGAATCTTGTGAgatttctcttcatttattctGTGATCCAATTATTTCCAATCTATCCATTTTCTAATCTCTCTATTGCTTTCTCATTTCCCCCTCTTCctattcgttttttttttttttatagagttCTCTCTCAGCTATAGTCAGTACTTGTGGCTCAACGAATTTGCGTCCACTATCACATTACACCAACCTTTCCCTTCCTCTCCCTATCCCTCTCGAACTGCGCCAGGATTTTCTTGgaaaatatacaatatttatATTCTACAATGATACTGTCGTaattaaaaacaagagacccgggggtcacgcgctcgccggagtatcgcaagttcaccttccatgcattcttgcagactcttacctgagaacactGGAAACTTGTGGTGGGGGTAACTTTGAgaatgggggcatggtgtccatttacatattccatcacattGGTAAAAATatatacctgccaagtacactgtactttttaGAATGTTGGATTATGCAGCTTGGGAATAAAGACTTTCTTTCCCCCGtgtagggatgctacctgccaactttggtgaaaattcataatggcattttcaagaaaaagataaaattgaaaatgtacaatttgggactcattaggacccctccccacccccctcccctgggtcccaagggggggggggcacccctgattccgccatgaacaaatctgaaactacagtcatcaatgtactaattcatagtattgacttagctctatcacttctggttctagagaagtggaagattttttaagattccttaattttggggggtttgagcccctctgggggcccccaggtggggtatggtgcccacttgaagAAATTGAggtcctatccccctagggatgctacctgctaagtttggtgaaaaatcggtcaaggggttctcaagaagaagataaaaatgtaaaagtttacgcacgacggacgctgGACCAcacacgacggacgacggacgacggacgccggacgaagagcgattgCAATACATGTAGCTCACTTCTTGTGAGCTAAAAAACAGTATAAAGGTAAGCCGAAACGTATCCTTTCTAGATTTGTTCAAAAGAATACATACTAGAGGTAAATAAATAATGTTAAGAAAAATCAGTGTCATTAGTACACTTCAATTGCAGAAAATTGCAGAAAATAACACCTTTTTAGAGGTGCTACTTTTGACTTATTGTTCTTTTCTTATATATAAGAAAGTAATTTCTTGAAGTGTTGTCTTCTAAATAATCAGGCTTTGACACTAAAACTTGCCCACTTGCCCGCTGGGGcaagtaaaaattcatgttaggcaagtgaaaataaaatgaaaaaatgtacTTGCCAAACCGGGCAAGGTAAACTTTTAATAAAGTGAGGAAATCATTTGAAAATCTTTTGGTTTTTAAATGCCTGATTATTAATAATTTTGCAAgccataaaatcaaaatcaacaaCATTCCAAATTCAACAATATAAAGGGACTTTTATTGATTATGTGGTTAGAATTttcaacaggaaaaaaaaatgtattttctaaTGTTTCAAACTTTTCAGGGCAagtaaaaaataaggaagtgaCCACCTTATATGCCCAAAGAGAAAGTTTTAAAAATGTTAGTGTAAAACCCtgtaaatatttgttttaaGCGAGAATGATTCTTGAACgatcatatttcatttcgtaCTAATAAGTCCTACACTATTATTCATTTCAGGCTACCAAGTCAAACTTTGCTCTATCATGTCTGCAACCGAATTTAAAGCTCCAATAGCCTTGTTCACACTCACTCCACATACCATGTGCTTATACCATACACAAAAGTCAGGGGACAAGGGgcgactgccccccccccctatggtTTTTCAAGTagtgatgaaataaagaaaaagagataaaatttgaaagagtggaagaagagagaagaaaggGCAGTATCCAAAGAGGTGTCTGAGTTGTGTTATACTCATTAAACCATGTTCTCCAGTTGAGATAAAATGACTTCACCTCTACGTGGTCTTGCACCCACAATattaaataaaatattttggggCCACTGTtgcacaaaatatcaaatcatcatgcattcatcaccatcacaattcATGACATTCCTGCAGACCAATATCCTCCGTGTTTATTCCAGTTAAATACACAGACAAATGGGAAGACAATTAATGAAAAATAGAATTCATATAGAAATAAATTTATTGCTCGAAAACTTTTGACACTGAAACACCATGATAAAGATGGCAAGATGTTTGTACTGAAATATAAGGATTATACAAGGTTATTTCGGGTAATATATGAACAGTTGTAATCTTTGACAAATAAGCATATCATTGTTAATGGCAAGATACCATTAACATCTcttgatattttatatataataaatgatatacataataatatattataataataatgctgTATGCTCCATTCTAAATGATACTCTTATACCTCCATGACATTTAAGTTTCAACCATCttacacaacacacatacaatgtacatgtaaatgtaccTAACAACGTCAACTATACAgggaaaccccgttataacgaggtcggATATAGCGAGATACAGTTTTTAACAGAGATTTTACTGCTCCCATTTTCACTTACACACATCAAAACGAGGTACCGGTTGTAACGAGGAACAATAGGTGGTCCCGCCCACCTTGTTATAACCGGGTTTCCCTGTACTACGAAACGTGAATTCATGGATACACAATTTCTGTCATGAATGACAAACGCTCACATCGCCCTATAACAAATCCACTTGACAGATCTTACATttatgaatgaatattttatggtacatgtatagtagACATCAAAGCATGCACAATATACAtctatggtacatgtatacaagtatACCTGCTTTGCAGAGATTCAGTTTTGGTTTccaaaattgctcaatgcaGATGGGGCAGAGCATGCATATTTCATACTCATACTTGGTCCTGTCTGCCACAAACCATACGTTTCACACACTGATAGCGATCTTCAGCCACCAGCATGAAATGATGGCAGCAGACAAGGTCATACACACATTATAtgaatatgagtgtgtgtgtgtgtgtgtgtgtgtgtgtgtatgattgcGAGTGTTGAGAAAAATGGTGAAAACATGAGGTACAAAAGAAGGAAATGGGAACAACTCATGGTACATTCGCAGAATAGAGGTCTTAGATTGCACTTTTTGAAGTAATTGCCTAAATGTAGTTTTAGCTTATGATAATGCAAAAAGATCATGTACTCTGACTGAAATATAAAACTGAACTTCAACCATTTACATAATTTGTaggatatgatgatgatgatcacaaGGGTGTTCACAAAAGTAAATTGCTCTGCACTTAGTTATTGTTCTCCCTGAGTTGTTACATTATCCAATACTCTTAAGGCAACATATTTTGAACAATCTgttatacaaatgtacacaaaGTTCACATATCTACACATGCACTACATCAAACATTTATGTAGCAACACAGAACTATATGTACAAAGTTGTGTTCTGTAATAGTGAAATAtaaaagactagaaatgtcgctttggcgactggtatgcctccgccataatgcatgattttcccagtaggtctagatagtacatgtggacactgtgtgattacattttcacaaaattggcaaaatattggaatgacaagtttgtcacaaatgtgttgaatgttcaccttccttgacgtaggtttaattggatgaataagagagcatgtatctagggatttaaggaatttaacttgactttgacccattcatacatttaggcattgagtaattttcaaggtacaggtgtggagaaaaagtgcaatttctgaattgaatagtaaattgttaccattttcatctggcccgtgaccttaaaattcataagataattactttcaggtagaacatgaataatatgtactaagtttcaaggtaacttgagccacttccgagatatggaggaaaaagttagttcagcactttcacttgatctttgaccttttacctttgaggcaaaaagagaaaaaaaaaaaactttccagagaatttcttttaggttacacacgcatacaccaagtgtaaaaaaataaccctgctggcattgcataaatatgagggtaatagtaaaattttgaagtcttgcacttgacctttgacccctgacctttgac encodes:
- the LOC140230280 gene encoding uncharacterized protein, with protein sequence MARMERAMGIPVETKKPSSLRNPRDPPPPRYINKQAAIDIARKLKLTTIGKVGLRITNKTSIDAEMRSKYTNTEPNREMSRKSIMDRQKGLEMAKNIAESRVGKCIMETNDYEVRRFNRNFKKLLEDEDQKKRQMTQKKREFVNEKQQVQQRQTLTRADGRRSPLVPTTSESERKHLPNIHPAGATQQHLRDMMSSQDRPRTESRGKSPGYMRPLSCNRDKSHDSAVGETERFLNTPYMRACLSNINDEENTNRVLEGIREANEAASQGGSNKSRSASARERSATADGDGNQRHGESVQLGAPSEHMEVKRPVSQERSLNKQALQKRLQNIKETSESSSTPRQLTSPVPPATTELSIHQKPIGENVSATVEKVTESGDSKEQSKPPSRGKLFVELLKPESSPRPSGSATAVDHVRVEDRGSATPDRMKRMAYAHTTGKRLSYVDESRDSPGDVSKKAKKPQTVAAQIALLRTNTNSRKKRRPRRIGHHSRGLHLSERTELMKDPRFTLLADSLIPDSSGSRDLYKSMGKFSLPDHVNTAFTTNASRKADSKFRQSKSLQNLTRFEELLNSL